A window of the Bacteroidetes Order II. bacterium genome harbors these coding sequences:
- a CDS encoding serine/threonine protein phosphatase codes for MGFVAIGDVHGCRVTLEALLKEIAPREDDILVFIGDYIDRGPDSKGVIDFLLAYRKTQNCVFLRGNHEQMLLDMLDGGIEALWLSNGGRDTMESYRRAGFEQIPEEHIRFIRDTLFYYEAEEFLFVHGGLKPRFTVAQNLSLFDQEIFLWERSHLRTEFNEWEKTVICGHTPQPHVLMQANLICIDTGCVFNYIPQFGTLSAIRLPEHQIITIPNQERPVPLNG; via the coding sequence ATGGGTTTCGTTGCAATCGGTGATGTTCATGGCTGTCGAGTTACTTTAGAAGCCCTGTTGAAAGAAATTGCGCCCAGAGAGGACGATATTCTGGTTTTTATCGGGGATTATATAGACCGTGGCCCGGACTCTAAAGGGGTTATAGATTTTCTCTTGGCATACCGCAAAACTCAAAATTGCGTTTTTTTGCGTGGCAACCACGAGCAAATGTTACTGGATATGCTGGATGGCGGTATCGAGGCCCTTTGGCTTTCCAACGGTGGCCGTGATACGATGGAAAGTTACCGTCGTGCAGGATTTGAACAGATTCCCGAAGAGCATATCCGTTTTATACGGGATACACTGTTTTATTACGAAGCAGAAGAGTTCTTATTTGTGCATGGTGGACTTAAGCCGCGCTTTACCGTTGCACAAAATCTTAGCCTCTTCGACCAAGAAATCTTTCTATGGGAGCGTAGTCACCTGCGCACCGAATTTAATGAGTGGGAAAAAACCGTTATTTGTGGCCATACTCCTCAGCCCCATGTGCTGATGCAAGCCAATTTGATTTGTATTGACACGGGGTGTGTGTTTAATTATATCCCCCAGTTTGGAACCCTTTCTGCTATACGGTTACCCGAACATCAAATTATTACCATACCCAATCAAGAAAGACCAGTTCCTCTAAACGGTTAA
- the nusB gene encoding transcription antitermination factor NusB — translation MSTRRQARERVMQALYAFELSGSDAQEIIRTVLKRELDPAAHAFATSLFLQTIDSNAETAEIIKQHTRNWELRRIALIDRILMRIAITELLGFPDIPPKVTINECIEVAKEYSTAQSGKFINGILDAILGDLTKAGKISKTGRGLVEISASNPVRQKASVNEAE, via the coding sequence ATGAGTACCAGAAGACAAGCACGAGAACGGGTAATGCAAGCCCTTTATGCCTTTGAACTTAGTGGATCTGATGCACAAGAGATCATTCGCACGGTACTCAAGCGAGAGTTGGATCCGGCTGCCCATGCCTTTGCAACCAGCTTATTCTTACAAACGATTGATTCTAATGCAGAGACAGCCGAGATCATCAAGCAGCATACACGTAATTGGGAGTTACGACGGATAGCCCTGATAGACCGCATTCTGATGCGTATAGCCATTACCGAGTTGCTTGGTTTTCCGGATATCCCACCCAAGGTTACGATTAACGAATGTATCGAAGTAGCAAAAGAGTACAGCACTGCGCAAAGTGGTAAATTTATCAATGGTATTCTGGATGCCATCTTGGGCGACCTAACCAAGGCAGGCAAAATCAGTAAAACGGGGCGTGGATTGGTTGAGATATCGGCTTCCAATCCGGTTCGTCAGAAAGCGTCCGTAAATGAAGCAGAATAA
- a CDS encoding DNA internalization-related competence protein ComEC/Rec2 — protein sequence MYSSASLIARWRSFPMLMVVLLMGSGIMAAPLFAHEDWFLGTIMLLCWIFATSLLPERKLVSLRPLFRGIGLGLLCFVFGGLRMSADLNSAPNDISHFITEPITSGQTLVYGEVSDFPVRYRSGLRFTLKVFGIEQNRYQVASGKVLVYLKLNPESGLPDLHWGDHIQVAGRLERPKPKRNPADFDFATYLSHKNIQSVLYVREPQTLSRTGNTNGWIHRSVNHLREKIRHTITHYTASNEMASMQKALLIGDRTDLPENLKQSFNNTGLTHLLAVSGLHVLLIGMVLFNLLRPLLGRIKRLSWTAIEVIRCTVTFVVLIFFLWITGGSPSVIRAVVMAAVFLSATLIQRDTSGLNSLGVAMFIMLLLQPGTLYDIGFQLSCAAVAGIVIFQPSLQRITKYKPIRHDWQKAGIQSIGVSVVATAATAPILLYHFGQVSLAGVWLNLVAIPLSDLAILSILLTVVLDWFVPSVAFVMGNTASALTSLFTGFVSISDTYFGHFRIHGFVTSLWLILSLLLALFMFAQWDFPRIRYRTAIAALFFALIGFTLPRISSSLSPQLKVTFFDVGQGDAALIEFPNGKTLLIDAGDRNEFYDAGLSTIIPHLRKLNRNRLDVVVISHPHQDHMGGLPSLLTQLDIGEVFTNLQPCQSNICIEVDSLALVRNVAIKGLQRGMFLQLDPSVLVEVLAPVSKPLAHQDVNSHSIVLRIQHGTHQFLFMGDGTAFTEYGLIQTNPVALASDVVKVGHHGSATSSTPEFIQRVMKPKTKAVVSVAERNVYRLPNENVLGRWRYFGAEVVETRSEGAIIFTASAKGVKQVAWR from the coding sequence ATGTATTCTTCCGCTTCTCTTATTGCCCGTTGGCGTTCGTTTCCTATGCTTATGGTCGTTCTCTTGATGGGATCAGGTATTATGGCGGCACCCCTATTCGCCCATGAGGACTGGTTCTTGGGTACGATTATGCTTCTCTGTTGGATTTTTGCAACGTCTTTGTTACCTGAACGCAAATTGGTTAGCCTAAGGCCACTTTTTCGGGGAATTGGGTTGGGGCTATTGTGTTTTGTCTTTGGTGGTTTACGTATGTCTGCAGACTTGAATAGCGCTCCCAACGATATTTCACATTTCATCACAGAGCCAATAACATCCGGGCAAACGCTGGTTTATGGAGAAGTTTCAGACTTTCCCGTTCGGTACCGCAGCGGGCTTAGGTTTACCCTCAAGGTTTTTGGGATAGAGCAGAATCGTTACCAAGTGGCTTCTGGAAAGGTACTGGTTTACCTAAAACTCAACCCAGAAAGTGGATTGCCAGATTTGCACTGGGGTGATCACATTCAAGTGGCAGGACGGTTAGAACGACCAAAACCAAAACGAAATCCCGCAGATTTTGACTTTGCGACCTATCTGTCCCATAAAAACATCCAGTCCGTCTTGTATGTGCGTGAGCCACAAACCTTATCGCGGACTGGTAATACGAATGGGTGGATTCATCGTTCTGTTAATCATCTTAGGGAAAAGATCCGTCATACCATTACACATTACACCGCTTCTAATGAGATGGCATCTATGCAAAAGGCTTTGCTTATCGGAGACCGTACCGACTTGCCAGAAAACCTCAAACAGTCTTTCAATAATACAGGACTAACGCATTTGTTGGCTGTTTCGGGATTACACGTTTTACTTATCGGTATGGTATTATTCAATCTACTACGTCCGCTATTAGGCCGCATCAAACGGCTTAGCTGGACTGCAATCGAAGTCATTCGTTGTACGGTTACGTTTGTGGTGTTGATTTTTTTCTTGTGGATTACAGGTGGTAGTCCTTCGGTTATTCGGGCTGTTGTTATGGCTGCGGTTTTTCTATCGGCAACGCTTATACAACGTGACACCTCTGGATTGAATAGTTTGGGAGTGGCTATGTTCATCATGCTGTTGCTACAACCCGGAACTTTATACGACATTGGCTTTCAGCTTTCCTGTGCTGCGGTTGCTGGCATTGTCATTTTCCAGCCATCACTCCAACGTATAACCAAGTACAAGCCTATTCGCCACGATTGGCAGAAGGCAGGCATACAGTCTATTGGTGTTTCTGTGGTGGCTACTGCGGCCACAGCACCTATCCTCCTATATCATTTTGGCCAAGTATCTCTTGCTGGCGTTTGGTTAAACCTGGTTGCCATTCCGCTATCCGATTTAGCCATTCTTTCCATTTTGCTTACCGTAGTTCTTGATTGGTTTGTACCAAGTGTGGCCTTTGTGATGGGGAACACTGCCAGTGCACTTACTTCCTTATTTACTGGTTTTGTTTCGATCAGTGATACCTACTTTGGACACTTTCGCATTCATGGTTTCGTTACCAGTCTATGGTTGATCTTGAGCCTTTTGTTGGCACTTTTTATGTTTGCTCAATGGGATTTCCCAAGAATACGCTACCGCACGGCAATTGCTGCCCTCTTTTTTGCACTGATTGGGTTTACACTTCCTCGTATATCCTCGAGCCTTAGTCCTCAGCTCAAGGTAACTTTTTTTGACGTTGGGCAAGGGGATGCTGCACTGATCGAGTTTCCAAATGGTAAAACGCTGTTAATTGATGCAGGAGACCGAAATGAGTTTTATGATGCGGGCTTATCCACGATTATTCCACACCTCCGAAAGTTAAACCGTAATCGGTTAGATGTGGTGGTCATTTCGCATCCACACCAAGACCATATGGGCGGATTGCCCTCTTTATTGACACAGTTAGATATAGGAGAGGTATTTACCAATTTACAACCTTGCCAGTCCAATATCTGTATAGAGGTAGATTCACTGGCTCTTGTGCGAAATGTGGCGATCAAGGGCTTACAAAGGGGCATGTTTTTACAATTAGACCCTTCTGTTTTGGTTGAAGTACTTGCACCTGTTTCTAAGCCACTTGCACATCAAGATGTGAATAGTCATTCCATTGTATTGCGTATTCAACATGGTACACATCAGTTTTTATTTATGGGTGATGGTACTGCATTTACAGAATACGGCTTGATACAAACCAATCCTGTGGCACTTGCTTCCGATGTCGTTAAGGTAGGTCATCACGGATCCGCTACCAGTAGTACCCCTGAGTTTATCCAGCGGGTGATGAAGCCTAAGACCAAAGCAGTGGTGAGCGTTGCAGAACGGAACGTTTATCGTCTTCCCAACGAAAACGTTTTAGGACGTTGGCGGTATTTTGGGGCAGAGGTTGTAGAAACCAGATCAGAGGGTGCTATCATTTTTACTGCGAGTGCAAAAGGGGTCAAACAAGTCGCTTGGCGTTAG
- a CDS encoding CTP synthase — protein sequence METKYIFVTGGVTSSLGKGILIASLGRLLEARGLRVTIQKFDPYINVDPGTMNPYEHGEVYVTNDGAETDLDLGHYERYLGIPMSQANSVSTGRIYSEVIRKERAGEYLGKTVQVVPHVIDEIKSWMTMLGNSGDYDVVMIEVGGTVGDIESQPYLEAIRQLSFEMGRGNTCDIHLTLVPYLSAAGELKTKPTQYSVKTLLGHGIQPDILVCRSEMPIEESIRKKIALFCNVPQSAVIAALDAGTIYDVPLLLQQEGLDKVVCEILRLNDALRKTPDMRSWIQFLKRLKHPRHTIRIGLVGKYVDHQDAYKSITESFVLAGAANEVAIELKLIHSENITPENIAEQMEGLTGILVAPGFGSRGIPGKISAIRYVREHNIPFLGICLGMQCAVIEFARNVCGWTSADSTEFDPDTPYPVINLMESQKEITQKGGTMRLGLYECVVEAGTNAYEAYGKTDIQERHRHRYEVNNDLRYKLRENGLLFSGINPKQDLVEIIEWPEHRWFVGAQFHPEYQSNVNAPHPLFLSFTKACIQFAKEKGLIEVPKPKRKRNKPELASSDV from the coding sequence GTGGAAACCAAGTATATTTTTGTAACCGGTGGTGTAACATCGTCTCTTGGAAAGGGCATATTAATTGCTTCGTTGGGCCGACTTTTAGAAGCCCGTGGCCTACGAGTAACCATTCAGAAATTCGACCCCTATATCAATGTGGATCCCGGAACAATGAATCCTTATGAACACGGCGAGGTATATGTGACCAATGATGGAGCGGAGACGGATTTAGATCTAGGGCATTATGAGCGGTATCTCGGCATTCCAATGTCGCAGGCAAATAGTGTTTCTACCGGAAGAATTTATTCTGAAGTCATTCGTAAAGAGCGGGCAGGAGAATACTTGGGAAAAACCGTTCAAGTGGTTCCTCATGTAATTGATGAAATCAAATCTTGGATGACAATGTTGGGCAACAGTGGCGATTATGATGTGGTGATGATTGAAGTAGGTGGCACGGTTGGTGACATCGAAAGTCAGCCATATTTAGAGGCTATCCGACAACTTAGTTTTGAAATGGGTCGTGGAAACACTTGTGATATTCACCTCACCTTGGTTCCTTATCTCTCGGCAGCCGGAGAACTAAAGACTAAACCAACGCAATATTCTGTCAAAACATTATTGGGACATGGGATACAGCCAGATATACTCGTTTGCCGATCGGAAATGCCGATCGAAGAAAGTATCCGAAAAAAAATTGCACTGTTTTGTAATGTGCCACAAAGTGCGGTTATTGCAGCATTAGACGCAGGAACCATCTATGACGTCCCACTTCTTCTTCAACAAGAAGGCTTGGACAAGGTTGTTTGCGAGATTCTACGGCTCAATGATGCCTTACGAAAAACACCCGACATGCGAAGTTGGATTCAGTTCCTGAAAAGACTTAAACACCCCAGACATACCATCCGAATCGGATTGGTCGGTAAATATGTGGACCATCAGGACGCCTACAAGTCCATTACAGAGAGTTTTGTTCTCGCTGGAGCAGCAAACGAAGTGGCCATTGAGTTAAAACTTATTCATTCTGAAAACATTACACCGGAAAATATTGCGGAACAGATGGAAGGGCTCACAGGAATTCTGGTAGCCCCCGGATTTGGTTCTCGTGGCATTCCAGGTAAAATCTCGGCTATACGCTACGTGCGCGAACACAACATTCCCTTCTTAGGTATTTGTCTGGGAATGCAATGTGCTGTAATTGAATTTGCCCGTAATGTTTGTGGGTGGACTTCGGCAGACTCTACCGAGTTTGATCCTGATACCCCTTATCCAGTGATCAATCTGATGGAGAGCCAAAAAGAAATTACCCAAAAAGGCGGAACCATGCGCTTGGGCTTATACGAATGTGTTGTAGAAGCAGGAACAAACGCATACGAAGCCTACGGTAAAACTGACATCCAAGAACGACACCGACACCGCTATGAAGTGAATAACGACCTACGGTATAAACTTAGGGAAAATGGATTGCTTTTTTCCGGGATAAACCCAAAACAAGACTTGGTTGAAATCATTGAATGGCCAGAGCATCGTTGGTTTGTTGGAGCCCAATTTCATCCGGAGTACCAATCAAATGTCAATGCACCACATCCGCTTTTTCTATCATTCACCAAAGCCTGCATCCAATTTGCGAAAGAAAAAGGGCTTATAGAAGTGCCAAAGCCAAAAAGAAAACGGAACAAACCGGAATTGGCCTCTTCCGATGTGTAA
- a CDS encoding M48 family metalloprotease, with the protein MTNKYHNIIRGFILASITFIAGCGAVDQSLVTGNKRSYAYTWAQEVELGKQTDQEIIAEYGLYENTKLSTYVNQLGQEVLKYSHARRPETSEEIRNTPFTFRVLDSPIVNAFALPGGYIYVTRGLLAHTDNEAQLAVVLGHEIGHVIARHTSIQMGRQQRTQIGTILGVLIGAAAGLPQDMLETGAQVLSTGLSLKLLSYGREAERESDALGVEYAAMAGYKVGEASRFFQSLKRIQQSSGQAIPAFMSSHPDPGEREATMIQLEQKYAQTMSLTKINQQSFFTQIDGITIGENPRQGFTENNVFYHPDLKFQFPVPQGWALQNGSSAVQMVNAQQDAGMKFSFAAEKTAREAATKLANTQGVKTTSSNAVTLNNGISGVVVDAYTVDQNGQAQMGIRSYFIEYGGNVFNFMGLAAASNIATHRTTFDQVVNGFATLKDQEKLTRQPSKLVLQRANKNGIFQTFLPTRLSNSLTPETLAIMNQLQLNQTINSGTTLKLVR; encoded by the coding sequence ATGACAAACAAGTATCATAACATAATTAGGGGCTTTATCCTCGCCAGCATTACCTTTATTGCAGGTTGTGGCGCAGTTGATCAAAGCCTTGTCACCGGAAACAAGCGGTCTTATGCCTACACCTGGGCTCAGGAAGTTGAGCTTGGCAAACAGACCGATCAGGAAATTATCGCAGAATATGGCCTTTATGAAAACACGAAACTTTCAACCTACGTAAATCAACTGGGGCAAGAAGTTCTTAAATATAGCCATGCACGCAGACCGGAGACATCGGAGGAAATTCGCAATACTCCATTTACCTTTCGGGTGTTAGATAGCCCTATTGTGAATGCGTTTGCATTGCCCGGAGGATACATTTATGTAACCCGTGGTCTTTTGGCGCATACAGACAACGAGGCACAACTGGCCGTGGTTCTCGGTCACGAAATTGGGCATGTGATTGCAAGACATACCTCTATCCAAATGGGGCGCCAACAACGGACACAGATTGGGACCATACTGGGCGTATTAATTGGCGCAGCAGCCGGATTACCGCAAGACATGCTCGAAACCGGTGCTCAGGTTCTCTCTACGGGCCTCAGCCTTAAACTCCTCTCGTATGGACGTGAAGCAGAGCGGGAGTCCGACGCACTCGGGGTGGAATATGCTGCCATGGCTGGATACAAGGTAGGAGAAGCCTCGCGGTTCTTTCAATCTCTGAAGCGCATCCAACAATCAAGTGGTCAAGCAATTCCGGCATTTATGTCCAGTCACCCCGATCCCGGAGAACGAGAAGCAACCATGATACAACTTGAGCAAAAGTATGCGCAAACCATGTCGCTAACGAAGATTAATCAACAGTCATTCTTTACACAAATTGACGGCATTACCATTGGAGAAAACCCCAGACAAGGCTTTACAGAAAACAATGTTTTTTACCATCCAGACCTGAAGTTCCAATTTCCGGTACCGCAGGGCTGGGCCTTACAAAATGGGAGCTCAGCCGTTCAAATGGTCAATGCACAACAAGATGCAGGGATGAAGTTTTCCTTTGCAGCAGAAAAAACAGCACGCGAGGCTGCCACAAAATTGGCCAATACTCAAGGGGTTAAGACGACTTCTTCAAATGCCGTCACCCTTAACAATGGTATTTCGGGTGTCGTGGTAGATGCTTATACGGTAGATCAGAACGGACAAGCCCAGATGGGAATTCGTTCCTATTTTATAGAATATGGCGGAAATGTCTTCAATTTTATGGGACTTGCCGCTGCAAGCAATATTGCCACTCATCGGACCACCTTTGATCAAGTGGTGAATGGATTTGCTACTTTAAAAGATCAAGAAAAACTAACTCGCCAACCTTCTAAATTGGTATTGCAACGAGCAAACAAAAACGGCATTTTCCAAACCTTCCTTCCAACACGGCTCTCCAACAGCCTGACGCCGGAAACGCTTGCTATTATGAACCAACTACAGCTCAACCAAACGATTAATTCTGGCACAACGTTAAAATTGGTCCGATAA
- the recF gene encoding DNA replication and repair protein RecF (All proteins in this family for which functions are known are DNA-binding proteins that assist the filamentation of RecA onto DNA for the initiation of recombination or recombinational repair.), producing MIIETIHLHNFRSHEDSHFAFGPKINLLYGDNGMGKTNILEAIHYLCLTKSFLASKDQYVLRFGATSFETAGTFIREDGVHMHAKLVFVPSEGKRIFINKIPQNTLSQVIGKFPLVIFSPDDRALTSEGPEVRRKFLNNILSQVKPLYLHDLLLYQRAVAQRNALLLQLKRQRLKQSEQLLSWNEELIQTGSRIIRQRVRFFQTFMPFLQQAHQSISVVGEVPHIRYQTIEFGAPEEIEQAFRKKLTHLQQSEIEMGRSLVGPHRDEMIFLLNKLEIRRFASHGQHRTFGLMLQLAKYFYLAEHMNEKPILLLDDIFGDLDSKRSKIFLDLLCSEQIGQCIITAVEDQTFNTVISFEDIRNRCFHINHKSSQP from the coding sequence ATGATCATAGAGACTATACACCTACACAACTTTCGTTCGCATGAAGACAGCCACTTCGCGTTTGGGCCGAAGATTAATCTGCTTTATGGAGACAATGGAATGGGGAAGACCAATATTCTGGAAGCGATCCACTATCTGTGTCTAACAAAAAGTTTTCTGGCCTCCAAAGATCAATATGTTCTCCGGTTTGGGGCAACATCTTTTGAAACCGCAGGAACGTTTATACGGGAAGACGGAGTACACATGCACGCCAAATTGGTTTTCGTACCTAGTGAAGGCAAACGCATTTTTATTAACAAAATCCCCCAAAACACCCTTTCTCAGGTCATCGGCAAGTTTCCGCTGGTGATTTTTTCGCCAGATGACCGGGCGTTGACAAGTGAAGGACCCGAAGTACGACGTAAGTTCTTAAATAACATTTTGTCTCAGGTAAAACCGCTATACCTACACGATTTATTGTTGTATCAACGGGCTGTTGCTCAACGAAACGCACTCCTCCTGCAACTAAAGCGACAACGATTAAAACAAAGTGAACAATTGCTGTCTTGGAATGAAGAACTGATTCAGACAGGAAGCCGAATTATCCGTCAAAGAGTTCGTTTTTTTCAGACCTTTATGCCATTTCTTCAACAAGCCCATCAGTCTATCTCGGTAGTGGGCGAAGTCCCCCATATCCGTTATCAAACAATTGAATTTGGTGCTCCAGAAGAAATTGAGCAGGCCTTCAGAAAAAAACTCACTCATTTACAACAAAGCGAGATAGAGATGGGGCGTTCGCTTGTAGGCCCCCACAGAGATGAAATGATTTTTTTATTGAACAAATTAGAAATAAGAAGATTTGCATCGCATGGACAGCATCGTACCTTTGGTCTTATGCTTCAATTGGCAAAATATTTTTACCTTGCGGAGCATATGAACGAGAAACCAATTCTTCTGCTGGATGATATTTTTGGAGACCTTGATTCCAAACGATCGAAAATCTTCTTAGATTTATTGTGTTCGGAACAAATTGGGCAATGCATCATTACCGCCGTAGAAGATCAAACCTTCAATACAGTTATTTCTTTTGAAGATATACGAAACAGGTGCTTCCACATAAACCACAAAAGTTCTCAGCCATAA
- a CDS encoding CHAT domain-containing protein, which produces MIKHNLFGEFFFVLLFCALPQFIHAAGKESCAALELRWKPFYNVHFELWDNTRLETIFTTSRNLYFCKTSKAEQFKVLITGIRAAQMGGKGYGEVSHLLNLAKKTLPYLSGNEEAIWFRLNGNLAWRRSKFEAAWNYAQAFSRFDSLTSPYEQAAIALSMALVLENSNNPKDARKFLTLTQELLNHYKGNPSEIVSLKSRLHSVMVDNYILEKVDLSEGSMEENVELRKLIQPLKEDIILLEKNNKYDQLINVYIGIGQLYSYLKEFNLSYSSYEQARQIAIRVQKTERLAFIYYRMGQLSQQQNQIRQAILFFEKALHLATSTNSRYLISRIQNRYGFSLEQAGRIVEAEAVYRQYILDAENARADMGITDFGKTNFLSNENASFLGLVRILIQTKRFEEALYWLDATRGRFLENLNEYANWVAGLPQSQQRELSTIESRIAFLRASATKNDKQQGNHNHISELKTYVEQILLQSKANRLWKSSHSLTQMKRDQYSSDFLKQLQARLREQHQVALFYYLDRETDPTILRAIQSYVVVVTPESVHFVPLRVHGQEVGNLLNSLYRTRERSIHFDLRTLYQLYQGLFAPVENVINGYQRVVLFKDDVLVRLPFSMLVAQPPKNRFDYGHADFLVRRFSFSQELSVTLYTGQSQRRNAPTSFSHNLIFGRSQFGSAEFLAPLPGVYPEVKTIGSLLPWVKIGLDGGAKEFNFKRDMAKSYLMHLASHTIMNAENPLYTFLSLRKSGNNDGKLFLFELFYNRLHTELVTLSSCNSGVGERLSGEGFAGMQYALRSAGVKSVLATNWPAADNAFPNLMQKFYRGLKSGLPKDQALRNAQLHLLHSGSRIEKSPYYWASLLLYGDSSPLSFKPVFAALSRQHVAAFLLLILLLLFYQWQFQHQNKRFA; this is translated from the coding sequence GTGATTAAACATAACCTCTTCGGAGAATTTTTTTTCGTACTACTTTTTTGTGCCTTACCTCAATTTATACATGCAGCCGGAAAAGAATCGTGTGCTGCTTTAGAGTTACGTTGGAAGCCTTTCTATAACGTCCATTTTGAACTCTGGGACAATACCCGCTTAGAGACCATATTTACCACCTCACGAAATTTATATTTCTGCAAGACCTCCAAGGCAGAACAATTTAAGGTACTGATTACGGGGATACGTGCGGCACAAATGGGCGGTAAAGGATACGGCGAGGTGAGCCATCTTTTGAATCTTGCAAAAAAAACACTTCCATACCTGTCTGGAAATGAAGAAGCTATTTGGTTTCGCCTCAATGGAAACCTCGCCTGGAGGAGGTCTAAGTTTGAGGCCGCATGGAATTATGCTCAAGCGTTTTCTCGTTTCGACTCCCTTACTTCTCCTTACGAACAGGCGGCAATCGCGCTGAGTATGGCATTGGTTTTGGAGAACAGCAACAATCCTAAAGATGCTCGAAAATTTTTGACACTCACGCAGGAGCTCTTGAACCATTACAAGGGCAATCCTTCGGAAATCGTCTCCTTGAAATCTCGTCTTCATTCTGTGATGGTAGATAATTATATTTTGGAAAAGGTGGATCTGAGTGAAGGGAGCATGGAAGAAAATGTAGAGCTAAGAAAACTGATCCAGCCATTGAAAGAAGATATAATTTTGTTGGAAAAAAATAATAAATATGATCAATTGATTAATGTTTACATTGGTATTGGTCAATTGTATTCTTATTTGAAAGAATTTAATTTGTCTTATTCTTCCTATGAACAAGCGCGTCAGATCGCAATTAGGGTTCAAAAGACAGAAAGACTTGCATTTATTTATTACCGAATGGGACAGCTTTCCCAACAACAGAACCAAATCAGGCAAGCGATTTTATTTTTTGAAAAAGCGCTTCATTTGGCAACAAGTACCAATAGTCGTTACCTGATTTCGCGTATCCAAAATCGTTACGGATTTTCTCTTGAGCAGGCTGGTCGGATTGTAGAGGCGGAGGCTGTTTATAGACAGTACATTTTGGATGCTGAAAATGCAAGAGCGGATATGGGTATTACGGATTTTGGTAAGACCAATTTTTTGAGTAACGAAAACGCTAGTTTTTTAGGTTTGGTGCGGATACTCATTCAGACCAAGCGGTTTGAAGAGGCTTTATATTGGTTAGATGCCACTCGGGGGCGTTTTTTAGAAAATCTAAATGAATACGCAAACTGGGTAGCAGGACTACCTCAGAGTCAACAGCGCGAGTTAAGTACCATAGAAAGCCGTATTGCCTTCCTTCGTGCAAGTGCTACAAAGAATGACAAACAACAAGGGAATCATAATCATATATCGGAGTTAAAGACTTATGTAGAACAGATATTACTTCAGTCTAAGGCGAATCGTTTGTGGAAATCCAGCCATAGCCTTACGCAGATGAAAAGAGATCAGTATTCCTCTGATTTTTTGAAGCAGTTACAGGCAAGACTCCGTGAGCAACATCAGGTGGCCCTCTTTTATTACTTAGATCGAGAGACCGATCCAACAATTCTTAGGGCCATCCAATCATATGTGGTGGTGGTCACTCCAGAATCTGTTCACTTTGTTCCGCTTAGGGTTCATGGACAAGAGGTGGGGAACTTGCTAAACTCCTTATATCGTACCAGAGAGCGCTCTATACATTTCGATCTTCGGACTCTCTATCAATTATATCAGGGGCTCTTTGCTCCTGTAGAAAATGTGATTAATGGGTATCAAAGGGTGGTTCTGTTTAAAGATGATGTATTGGTTCGCTTGCCTTTTTCTATGCTGGTAGCTCAGCCACCCAAAAATAGATTTGACTATGGTCATGCGGATTTTTTAGTTCGCCGGTTTTCATTCTCTCAGGAATTATCGGTTACTCTTTATACAGGACAATCTCAGCGTCGGAATGCTCCTACTTCCTTTTCCCACAATCTGATTTTTGGTCGGAGCCAGTTTGGAAGTGCAGAGTTTCTTGCCCCTTTACCTGGTGTTTACCCAGAAGTAAAGACTATTGGCAGCCTTTTGCCGTGGGTGAAAATTGGTTTAGACGGTGGGGCAAAGGAGTTTAATTTTAAGCGAGATATGGCAAAGAGCTATTTAATGCATTTGGCATCCCACACCATTATGAATGCAGAAAACCCCTTATATACGTTTTTGTCGTTGCGGAAATCTGGAAACAATGATGGAAAACTTTTTCTGTTTGAGCTTTTTTATAACCGACTTCATACGGAATTGGTGACCCTAAGCAGTTGTAACTCTGGGGTAGGGGAGCGGCTATCTGGAGAAGGATTTGCAGGGATGCAATATGCCTTGCGGTCTGCGGGGGTTAAAAGTGTTTTAGCAACCAATTGGCCAGCAGCTGATAATGCTTTTCCTAACTTGATGCAAAAGTTTTATAGAGGTCTTAAGTCTGGCCTTCCGAAAGATCAGGCTTTGCGAAATGCCCAATTACACCTGCTACATTCTGGGAGTCGTATAGAGAAAAGCCCTTATTACTGGGCATCCCTGCTTTTGTATGGTGATTCTTCTCCGCTTTCTTTTAAACCTGTTTTTGCTGCACTATCTCGTCAGCACGTTGCTGCTTTTTTGTTGTTGATATTGTTGTTGTTGTTCTATCAGTGGCAATTTCAGCATCAAAATAAGAGATTTGCTTAA